In the genome of Pongo pygmaeus isolate AG05252 chromosome 9, NHGRI_mPonPyg2-v2.0_pri, whole genome shotgun sequence, one region contains:
- the LRRC55 gene encoding leucine-rich repeat-containing protein 55, with product MLRSPTFADAGPRCSCLPVSQTLDSMDTVLMGSLQHCCCQLPKMGDTWAQLPWPGPPHPAMLLISLLLAAGLMHSDAGTSCPVLCTCRNQVVDCSSQRLFSVPPDLPMDTRNLSLAHNRITAVPPGYLTCYMELQVLDLRNNSLMELPRGLFLHAKRLAHLDLSYNNFSHVPADMFQEAHGLVHIDLSHNPWLRRVHPQAFQGLMQLRDLDLSYGGLAFLSLEALEGLPGLVTLQIGGNPWVCGCTMEPLLKWLRNRIQRCTADSQLAECRGPPEVEGAPLFSLTEESFKACHLTLTLDDYLFIAFVGFVVSIASVATNFLLGITANCCHRWSKASEEEEI from the exons ATGCTCAGAAGCCCCACCTTCGCAGACGCTGGCCCCAGATGTAGCTGCCTTCCTGTGTCACAGACTCTCGATTCCATGGACACGGTCCTCATGGGCTCCCTCCAGCACTGCTGTTGCCAGCTGCCTAAGATGGGTGACACTTGGGCCCAGCTTCCCTGGCCTGGGCCACCCCACCCAGCAATGCTGCTGATCTCCCTCCTCTTGGCAGCCGGGTTGATGCACTCGGATGCTGGCACCAGCTGTCCAGTCCTTTGCACATGCCGTAACCAGGTGGTGGATTGTAGCAGCCAGCGGCTATTCTCCGTGCCCCCAGACCTGCCAATGGACACCCGAAACCTCAGCCTGGCCCACAACCGCATCACAGCAGTGCCGCCTGGCTACCTCACATGCTACATGGAGCTCCAGGTGCTGGATTTGCGCAACAACTCCTTAATGGAGCTGCCCCGGGGCCTCTTCCTCCATGCCAAGCGCTTGGCACACTTGGATCTGAGCTACAACAACTTCAGCCACGTGCCGGCTGACATGTTCCAGGAGGCCCATGGGCTGGTCCACATCGACCTGAGCCACAACCCCTGGCTGCGGAGGGTGCACCCCCAGGCCTTCCAGGGCCTCATGCAGCTCCGAGACCTGGACCTCAGCTATGGGGGCCTGGCCTTCCTCAGCCTGGAGGCTCTTGAGGGCCTACCGGGGCTGGTGACCCTGCAGATCGGTGGCAATCCCTGGGTGTGTGGCTGCACCATGGAGCCCCTGCTGAAGTGGCTGCGAAACCGGATCCAGCGTTGTACAGCAG ATTCTCAGCTGGCTGAGTGCCGGGGCCCTCCTGAAGTCGAGGGCGCCCCGCTCTTCTCACTCACTGAGGAGAGCTTCAAGGCCTGCCACCTGACCCTGACCCTGGACGATTACCTATTCATTGCGTTCGTGGGCTTCGTGGTCTCCATTGCCTCTGTGGCCACCAACTTCCTCCTGGGCATCACTGCCAACTGCTGCCACCGCTGGAGCAAGGCCAGTGAAGAGGAAGAGATCTGA